The Chitinophagales bacterium genome contains a region encoding:
- the ccoS gene encoding cbb3-type cytochrome oxidase assembly protein CcoS, with translation MTALILLISCSLLVAVGFLLSFLWSVKNGQYDDTYTPSVRMLFENELNEKQPAEQTASNNKEQEPYNHPST, from the coding sequence ATGACCGCACTGATCCTCCTTATTTCCTGCAGTTTATTAGTGGCCGTAGGATTCCTGCTGAGTTTTCTCTGGTCGGTAAAAAACGGGCAATACGACGATACTTACACGCCGTCTGTCCGTATGCTTTTTGAGAATGAACTGAATGAGAAACAGCCAGCGGAACAAACGGCTTCAAACAATAAAGAACAAGAACCATACAATCATCCATCAACCTAA